In one window of Acidimicrobiales bacterium DNA:
- the malQ gene encoding 4-alpha-glucanotransferase yields MAPLGTDAARWGIQPGYSDFRDVWREAPESTVRALLEAMGAGASPPPRPADARHPDGTVMVVTEGEELPLPGRWGLATEDGGDAAVDGSLPPDVPLGYHRLRRDDDGHAVSLIVTPPACHLADDLRTWGWAVQLYSARSGASWGIGDLGDLRRLGGWSAGQGAGMVLVNPLHAAQPAGAQQASPYSPSSRCFRNPLYLRVEDVPGASAAGGDLEALAAAGRALNDRRLIDRDEVWRLKAAALERLWSGFAGDAAFRRWCDEQGAPLKGWARFCAIADVHGLPWTSWPAELRRADGPAVALFARRHADRVRYHQWLQWLLDVQLGRAGEEVGVVQDLAIGADAGGADAWLWQDCFALDVRVGAPPDEFAVKGQDWGLPPLDPWRLRDAAYEPFVATLRAAFRHAGGVRIDHVMGLFRLFWVPESAASPAEGTYVTYPWHDLLGILALESARAGAWVVGEDLGTVEPFVREELARRRVLSYRLVWFEPDPPAKYPQRALAAVTTHDLPTVAGLWTGSDLEEQQRLGTDPNVESTLAIRDRLRHWTGAADDEAVGEVVLRTHRLLGEAPSMVVAATLDDALGVEERPNLPGTTTERPNWSIALPLPLEDVESDPGVAAVAEAIGRRPPPPP; encoded by the coding sequence ATGGCACCGCTCGGCACGGACGCAGCACGGTGGGGCATCCAGCCCGGCTACTCGGACTTCCGCGACGTCTGGCGGGAGGCCCCGGAGTCGACCGTGCGGGCGCTGCTGGAGGCCATGGGCGCCGGCGCCTCGCCGCCTCCGCGCCCGGCCGACGCCCGCCACCCCGACGGTACCGTCATGGTCGTCACCGAGGGGGAGGAGCTCCCCCTGCCCGGGCGCTGGGGCCTGGCGACGGAGGACGGGGGCGACGCCGCCGTGGACGGATCGCTCCCTCCCGACGTCCCCCTGGGCTACCACCGCCTCCGGCGGGACGACGACGGCCACGCCGTGTCCCTGATCGTGACGCCGCCCGCCTGCCACCTCGCCGACGACCTGCGGACGTGGGGGTGGGCCGTGCAGCTGTACTCGGCGCGGTCGGGCGCCAGCTGGGGCATCGGGGACCTGGGCGACCTCCGGCGCCTGGGCGGGTGGTCGGCGGGCCAGGGCGCGGGGATGGTGCTGGTGAACCCGCTCCACGCCGCCCAGCCGGCGGGCGCGCAGCAGGCCAGCCCGTACTCCCCGTCGAGCCGGTGCTTCCGCAACCCGCTGTACCTGCGGGTAGAGGACGTGCCCGGCGCGTCGGCGGCGGGCGGCGACCTGGAGGCGCTGGCGGCGGCCGGCCGGGCGCTCAACGACCGCCGGCTGATCGACCGGGACGAGGTGTGGCGGCTCAAGGCGGCCGCCCTGGAGCGGCTGTGGTCGGGCTTCGCCGGCGACGCCGCGTTCCGGCGCTGGTGCGACGAGCAGGGGGCGCCGCTCAAGGGGTGGGCCCGGTTCTGCGCCATCGCCGACGTCCACGGCCTCCCGTGGACGTCGTGGCCGGCCGAGCTCCGGCGCGCCGACGGTCCCGCCGTCGCCCTGTTCGCCCGTCGCCACGCCGACCGCGTCCGGTACCACCAGTGGCTCCAGTGGCTGCTGGACGTGCAGCTGGGCCGGGCCGGTGAGGAGGTCGGCGTGGTCCAGGACCTGGCCATCGGCGCCGACGCCGGCGGGGCCGACGCCTGGCTGTGGCAGGACTGCTTCGCCCTCGACGTGCGGGTCGGCGCGCCGCCCGACGAGTTCGCGGTCAAGGGCCAGGACTGGGGCCTGCCGCCCCTCGACCCGTGGCGCCTCCGCGACGCCGCCTACGAGCCGTTCGTGGCCACCCTGCGGGCCGCCTTCCGCCACGCCGGCGGCGTGCGCATCGACCACGTCATGGGCCTCTTCCGGTTGTTCTGGGTGCCGGAGTCGGCCGCCAGCCCGGCCGAGGGCACCTACGTCACCTACCCGTGGCACGACCTGCTCGGCATCCTCGCCCTGGAGAGCGCCCGGGCGGGCGCCTGGGTCGTGGGCGAGGACCTGGGCACGGTGGAGCCCTTCGTCCGGGAGGAGCTCGCCCGCCGGCGGGTCCTGTCGTACCGGCTCGTCTGGTTCGAGCCCGACCCGCCGGCCAAGTACCCGCAGCGGGCGCTGGCGGCCGTGACGACCCACGACCTGCCCACCGTGGCCGGCCTGTGGACGGGGAGCGACCTGGAGGAGCAGCAGCGCCTCGGGACCGACCCCAACGTCGAGAGCACCCTCGCCATCCGCGACCGGCTGCGCCACTGGACGGGGGCGGCCGACGACGAGGCGGTGGGCGAGGTCGTCCTCCGTACCCACCGGCTGCTGGGGGAGGCGCCGTCCATGGTGGTGGCCGCCACCCTCGACGACGCCCTGGGCGTGGAGGAGCGGCCCAACCTCCCGGGGACGACGACGGAGCGTCCCAACTGGAGCATCGCCCTGCCCCTGCCCCTGGAGGACGTCGAGTCCGATCCCGGCGTGGCTGCGGTGGCCGAGGCGATCGGCCGCCGCCCCCCGCCGCCGCCGTAG
- a CDS encoding ATP-dependent DNA ligase: MDLPVMPPVGPMLAKAAKELPPSGPVLYEPKWDGFRCILFRDGDDVELGSRNEKPLTRYFPDVVEAALAELPERVVIDGEIVIAGDEGLDFEALLQRIHPAESRVRRLAEETPASFVAFDLLALGDDDLRRRPFAERRAALVDALAGARPPVHLTPCTEDRGVANDWFHRFEGAGLDGVVAKRLDLPYREGERVMVKVKHERTADCVVAGFRWHKSGPVVGSLLLGLYDGEGVLHHVGVAAAFTMKRRQELVAELEPYRTERDDSRFDGRAPGGHSRWNAGRDLSFEPLRPELVCEVAYDHLEGDRFRHATHFRRWRPDRDPASCTYAQLEAAVPEELAQVFGAGS, from the coding sequence ATGGACCTGCCGGTGATGCCGCCCGTCGGCCCCATGCTGGCCAAGGCGGCCAAGGAGCTGCCACCTTCCGGCCCCGTGCTCTACGAGCCCAAGTGGGACGGGTTCCGCTGCATCCTGTTCCGCGACGGCGACGACGTCGAGCTCGGCAGCCGCAACGAGAAGCCGCTCACCCGCTACTTCCCCGACGTGGTCGAGGCGGCCCTGGCCGAGCTGCCCGAGCGGGTGGTGATCGACGGTGAGATCGTCATCGCCGGGGACGAGGGGCTCGACTTCGAGGCCCTCCTCCAGCGCATCCACCCGGCCGAGTCCCGGGTCCGGCGCCTGGCCGAGGAGACCCCGGCGTCGTTCGTGGCGTTCGACCTCCTCGCCCTGGGCGACGACGACCTCCGCCGGCGCCCGTTCGCCGAGCGCCGGGCCGCCCTGGTGGACGCGCTGGCCGGGGCGAGGCCGCCCGTGCACCTCACCCCGTGCACCGAGGACCGGGGTGTGGCGAACGACTGGTTCCACCGGTTCGAGGGCGCCGGCCTGGACGGCGTGGTGGCCAAGCGGCTCGACCTGCCCTACCGGGAGGGCGAGCGGGTGATGGTCAAGGTGAAGCACGAGCGCACGGCCGACTGCGTGGTGGCCGGGTTCCGCTGGCACAAGAGCGGCCCCGTCGTCGGCTCGCTGCTCCTCGGCCTGTACGACGGCGAGGGCGTCCTCCATCACGTGGGCGTCGCCGCCGCGTTCACCATGAAGCGCCGCCAGGAGCTGGTGGCCGAGCTGGAGCCGTACCGCACCGAGCGCGACGACAGCCGCTTCGACGGCCGGGCCCCCGGCGGCCACAGCCGGTGGAACGCGGGGCGCGATCTGTCCTTCGAGCCTTTGCGCCCCGAGCTGGTGTGCGAGGTGGCGTACGACCACCTGGAGGGCGACCGCTTCCGCCACGCCACGCACTTCCGGCGCTGGCGGCCCGACCGGGACCCGGCCTCGTGCACCTACGCCCAGCTGGAGGCGGCCGTGCCCGAGGAGCTGGCCCAGGTGTTCGGCGCCGGCTCCTGA